Within Sorangiineae bacterium MSr11367, the genomic segment GCTTAGAGCGTCGGATAACTGCGATCTTTGACGGAGACGATAGGCCCCGGAATGGGCCACTCGATACCGAGTCCCGGATCGTCGTATCGGATTCCGCGAGCGCTCTCCGGTGCGAAGAACTCACTCATTTGATAAAAGACGAGGGAATCATCCAGCAATGTCTGAAACCCGTGGGCAAACCCCTCGGGGACGTACAAGCCACGCCACGTGGCGCCCGTGCCTCGAAGCTCGACGGCGATCCATTGGCGGTAGGTCGGTGACCCGGCACGAAGATCGACGATAACGTCGTGGA encodes:
- the rfbC gene encoding dTDP-4-dehydrorhamnose 3,5-epimerase, which produces MKFVPLSLHGAYLIELERLEDERGFFARTWCAREFEAHGLNPRLTQCNLSQNAKRGTLRGMHFQAAPHEEAKLVTCVSGAIHDVIVDLRAGSPTYRQWIAVELRGTGATWRGLYVPEGFAHGFQTLLDDSLVFYQMSEFFAPESARGIRYDDPGLGIEWPIPGPIVSVKDRSYPTL